In Amblyomma americanum isolate KBUSLIRL-KWMA chromosome 8, ASM5285725v1, whole genome shotgun sequence, the DNA window GCCAAATCGGAACCGACATCACCCTTGCAGTTCGCGGACAGCCGTGCTGCTTCTCCAGTCGAGTCTGTCATCGTGTCCATTGATCCGGTGAGCCCGTCTGCCACGCACGACAGCCCCTCGACTGTGCTGGATGTGGATGACACCGATCTTGTTCCGTTTGACAAGCCACAATCTCCAGCAAGTTCCTGCTCGGTGCTGTCACCAGCCTCTGTTGCAGAGACTGTCACCATTGATGTGCCAACGTGTGCAAGCCCAGGCCGCGAAGTCGATGGTAGGTGTGAGGACGATCCGATGGATGCCGACTTCATGCCAGAGGCCAGTGGGTCCGATTCGGAGTCTGGGCTTGACTCTACGTCGGGAAGCGAGGCCCCACCGCCGCGCAAGAGGAAGCGCACAGTCCAGCGTCGGCCCCGAACTAGCACGGATAAAAGCAGCCGCAAGGAGAGGAAGCGTCTTCAGAACAAAGACGCGGCGACACGCTATcgacagaagaagaagaaggagttTAGCAAGATTGAAGAAGAGCTTGCTGCACTGGCAACGACGAACGTCAGCCTGCAGACGGAGGCCCAGCGCATTACTAATGAAATTTCTTACCTTAAGGGCCTGATGAGAGAGCTCTTCAAAGCAAAAGGGCTGATAAAGTAATGCTCAAAATAATTTGAACGTATCACACCATTTTCAGTTTCCCTTCTAAAATGCACCCAAAACGTGGACACCCAAGTAAGGCGGCAGCTGTACGTAAAGGTCTCACAGAAGGCATTCAGATTATGAATGTGCTGTCATTCGTACTTTAATTTGCGTAGTGTACAACAATGTACAAACAATCAAAGTGCATGCTAGGTAGGGTTGAAAACATGTCAGCAGCAGATAAGGTCAGCATATGGAGCTAATCTAAATCTTGGGCCACTGCGTACTGCTGTTTTGTAGCAGTAGCTACATTACGctggcatttcgagccttcagcgtggtggcgccatggctggtcacatggtgcggagcagctgccggcggcgcaacTGCCGTTGGCGAACCAGAGTAAAGGGGGGGAGTGgagtgagttccactcggccagctgtagctatcgtgttgctccaggtttaatcagagctaaaccacatttTTTTGTGTTGTGTCTTGAAGGTAGGCACATATTGTAGTGCACACGTGGTGGAAATGCAGTTGCTACATTTGACGTTGTTGGTGAAGTTGTGCGTTTGTGTTTCGGCAGTTTGGTGCCTTAGTTCATTTTGCTGCCTTTACGTCACGATATACCCTGCATAGCCCATTTTTACTCTCATGTCATTCCTGCTTACTTTTTCTCAGGATGTCTATTTATGTACCCGCCAGTGATGTGCATGTCATATgcataaataaagaaaaaccTGCTTAATAATGTGTTTGTAATACTATCGTCATATGGCTCCACTGAGCCTGTCATCAGCACTCAAACATTGACGCTTGAAAGTTCAGCACACAAGTTGGCCTGACGCCAAGCTAGTGCTATATCATTTGCACAATTTGAATTGGCTGTCTTGCAGATGTTTGGTTGAATTGTTGGGAAACTCCGATGCCTCGGGGATAGTGGCTGTTCCTGCATGCATACCACGGCTTGTAAACCCAGGGATTTCATCAGACCTAAGAGTTGTAAAAACAAAACTCATTGCCCCCATCACTCCTTTGTAGACGCATGCCCCATATCAAGTTTTGACTATGGCTGCATTGTTGGCACACTTTTAGAGCATTGTCAGATTGGACGAGCACTCGAGTGTTCGATGTCTGAAGCAGTTTACTTTCCTTACAGTAGTAACAATGTGATGTGCAGAGCCATTAGGTGAACATAGAGTTACATTGCTGCCTCTTGTAGTGTCATTGCATTGTGCTGGCTTCGCACAAGAAGCGGGCTATGCTGCTTGCTGTTTGGAAGCTCTGTCAGCCGCCTTGATCTCTGCGCCAGCCAGAGCAGCCAGTTTCATCAAGTCAAGCCTTTTTGCTACTACTATTACATATTTCGATCCTCTAGCCATCGCGCCTGTTCCACACGTAgtaggaacatttttttttacctacactggctacactagtgtagcatggctccattttttttttgcctgcgtaCCAAGTGTAGCTCTGCCTACCTACACGAACGCATTTCTTTTGCGCGTAGTGTAGCACGAGAACTGCACTTTCTTCATCGCTTTCTTTTGAGGTGTAGGCtagcagaagaaaaaagaaggcatGCGTTTCAAACGCACAACGCCATTTTATGGTGTTGAAATGCTGCGAGCGGTTGCAGCGCAGCCTCGCAAGTCCGTGAAGTTCGTCCGCCTGGACGACGGCAGTATAATGGCTGTGCAGTATAATGCCACCCTTACTTTGAAGGTGAAATCGCTTACACGACTGAAAGTGAATCTTTAAGTCTGGTGAACGGTACCTCGCGTTTTGGTAAGCTATGTTTGTTTGGTTGGTATCTGCACTGAGCGACCGACGTGAAAACTTATTTTGCATACATGGTCATCCACGTATCTATGTATGTTAGTGTGAAGCACACGCCTACAGTATCGTCTTACACGTTTGTGTATTAATACGGCGGCACCTCAAAGCGGTCAGTTAGCCTGCTGCCCAGAAACAGCCATCGAGAGTCGCACCCTGTATGCTGCGCAACGCGGTTTCAGCGCGGCGCAGAATGCTGTTCCCCTAGTCTCAACAAAAGCGTGGATTTGTATTTCGCACAAGGAACTCGTCGTCGACCCTTCGTCCGATGATGAACTTGCTGTGCAAGAAATTTAGTGACAATTGTCCATGCGTCCTCTGAGCAGACAATATAAGTTGGTGCGTTGCGCTTCATTTGAGGGGAAACAAAAATgtcctttgcattttttttttacgtaatACCTAAACCACTCAAAAACTTTTTGCAGTATACATTTTGT includes these proteins:
- the crc gene encoding bZIP transcription factor crc, producing the protein MDASWDLDSIVEHCCSKLAHEGELQSFEDAGNLDWLDEKVDLSAWTQLDFPDDLPSVMLEASDLQAAFQLPQSSNCGVAPKPYGFWESQAASPYPNFLSPPVSPTPTAVVPNVDVFINFDGQNHCEASHAYQRIDGGETSSANSLSPPPTPCALGVPFVAAPEESQYAVASTPASPSYFAAHCSHVGSPVEILQSDETAGSHFEVSEEFPCVAKSEPTSPLQFADSRAASPVESVIVSIDPVSPSATHDSPSTVLDVDDTDLVPFDKPQSPASSCSVLSPASVAETVTIDVPTCASPGREVDGRCEDDPMDADFMPEASGSDSESGLDSTSGSEAPPPRKRKRTVQRRPRTSTDKSSRKERKRLQNKDAATRYRQKKKKEFSKIEEELAALATTNVSLQTEAQRITNEISYLKGLMRELFKAKGLIK